Proteins co-encoded in one Apis mellifera strain DH4 linkage group LG15, Amel_HAv3.1, whole genome shotgun sequence genomic window:
- the LOC413959 gene encoding multidrug resistance-associated protein 4: MDTSKKYNNPNPKLSANFFSKLVFWWLKPLFWYGRNHDLELKDIYNVMPNDVSQHLGDKLERNWIKEIKLAEETNKKPKFFNALKKTFAWSFAYYGGWQFFLAVILRVLQPYVLGFLIWHFDPRATSTATEAYIYASSVVLISLLGALINHHSMLGLMEVGMRMRVACSSLIYRKILRLSKSSTNITTSGQIINLLSNDVARFEQLFIAVHYIWILPIQGALITFMIWKSVGIASLAGVFLISIQTIPLQGYMGKWISKLRLKIAIRTDERVRLMSEIIAGIQVIKMYTWEKPFENFVSLVRSYEIDILTLTSYLRGFTLATFVFTERTTLYFTIMAYVLLGNSISADKVFSMAQYFNILQLTMAILYPMAVSAVAEASVSIKRLENFLLLKENNNIIHSQQTNGDGNIIMKNITASWTENTIANTLHDINVQIESGKLYAIVGSVGAGKSSFLQLILKELQQSQGEIQINGTVSYVSQEAWLFSGTVRNNILFGQSYDKEKYNEVIKVCALIKDFQQFNYGDRTLVGDRGAALSGGQRARINLARAVYRNADIYLLDDPLSAVDTHVGKHLFNECIKHYLRNKTRILVTHQIQYLKDCDYIILLNNGKIECEGTFTELQSKRIDFLRMLSTEENKENSESMEIDENTTFDTSINYNNSKDDEETEPKETEELMAKGNVSKSLYWKYFRAGGSVLMILIFIWSLVLGQIGSSGCDYWVAYWTKKEEMHIKHNINNNYTLQILKQNLTTSLSFDGDIDKLMNKTFSFEIDNFNDTISNFSTLENNSFDNSIWNINATSKDLSYLDRDTALWIYGSFIITSIVLTSIRNIVFYKICMNASKNLHNLMFSCLLKAPMLFFDTHPSGRILNRFSKDVGSVDEILPRTMIESIQIFAVMVGILGQVLIINWWTIFPMFIMGFLYWKIRNIYLNTAQNMKRFEGITKSPVFSHVSSSLLGLTTIRSACAQNMVCKEFDVHQDLHTSAYYLTITTSTAFGFALDIVSICFIAFITYSFIVLDDGNTFAGNVGLAISQVLILCGMLQHGMRQTAETIAQMTSVERILQFTQLDKEGPFESEPNKKPPAQWPFKGEINFDHLYLRYEDSAPPVLKDLCFIIKPGEKIGIVGRTGAGKTSLISALFRLAKLEGSIYIDKLDTKQIGLHELRKKISIIPQEPVLFSATLRDNLDPFHNFDDATLWSALEDVELKMSISSLDYNVEQGGVNFSVGQRQLLCLARAILRNNKILLLDEATANVDPTTDALIQRTIRQKFKDCTVLTIAHRLNTIMDNNKVLVMDHGMAIEFDHPYILLKNDENHFTKMVKETGKVMFEQLKKIAKEAYDDVITDTTLQSSSQVIDNDDN, from the exons ATGGATACtagtaagaaatataataatcctaATCCAAAATTATCGGcgaatttttttagtaaattagtattttg gTGGTTAAAACCCCTATTTTGGTATGGAAGAAACCATGATCTTGAacttaaagatatttataatgttatgcCAAATGATGTTAGCCAACATCTTGGAGATAAACTTGAAAG AAATTGGATTAAAGAGATAAAGTTAGCAgaagaaactaataaaaagcctaaattttttaatgctttAAAAAAGACATTCGCATGGTCATTTGCTTATTATGGAGGatggcaattttttttagcagTTATTTtaag agTTTTACAACCATATGTATTAGGTTTTCTTATTTGGCACTTTGATCCTAGAGCAACATCCACTGCCACTGAGGCATATATTTATGCTTCATCTGTTGTACTTATATCTTTACTTGGAGCTTTAATTAATCATCACTCTATGTTAGGTTTAATGGAAGTTGGAATGAGAATGAGAGTAGCATgttcttctttaatatatagaaag attttGCGTTTATCAAAATCTTCTACTAACATTACTACTTCaggacaaattataaatttactctCAAATGATGTAGCAAGATTTGAACAGTTGTTTATAGCAGTACATTATATTTGGATATTACCAATTCAAGGTGCTCTAATTACTTTTATGATATGGAAGAGTGTAGGAATTGCATCTTTAGCTGGAGTTTTTCTTATAAGTATTCAAACTATACCTCTTCAAG gataTATGGGAAAATGGATATCaaaattgagattaaaaattgcaattagaACAGATGAAAGAGTACGATTAATGTCAGAAATAATTGCTGGAATTcaagtaataaaaatgtatacttGGGAAAAaccatttgaaaattttgttagtCTTGTTAGAAG ttatgAGATAGATATCTTGACGCTTACATCGTACTTACGAGGTTTTACTTTAGCTACATTTGTATTTACCGAACGtactacattatattttacaattatggCATATGTACTTCTCGGAAATAGTATATCTGCTGATAAAGTATTTTCAATGGCTCAATACTTCAATATTCTTCAACTTACTATGGCAATATTATATCCTATGGCTGTATCAGCAGTAGCAGAGGCTTCTGTATCTATTAAAAGACTTGAG aattttcttttattgaaagaaaataataacataattcatTCACAACAAACTAATGGAGATGGTaacattataatgaaaaatattacagcATCATGGACAGAAAATACAATAGCAAATACTTTACATGATATTAATGTTCAAATAGAATCTGGTAAACTTTATGCTATTGTTGGTTCAGTTGGTGCAGGAAag agttcatttcttcaattaattttaaaagaactaCAACAATCACAAggagaaatacaaataaatggtACTGTATCTTATGTTAGTCAAGAAGCATGGTTATTTTCGGGAACAGTGCGTAACAATATACTTTTTGGACAATcttatgataaagaaaaatataatgaagttATAAAGGTATGTGCtcttattaaagattttcaaCAGTTTAATTATGGAGATAGAACTTTAGTTGGAGATAGAGGTGCAGCACTCAGTGGTGGACAACGAGCAAGAATTAATTTAGCAAG GGCTGTATATAGAAAtgcagatatttatttattagatgatCCATTATCAGCAGTTGATACTCATGTaggaaaacatttatttaatgaatgtataaaacactatcttcgaaataaaacaagaattcTTGTAACTCatcaaatacaatatttaaaagattgcgattatattattttattgaataat GGTAAAATTGAATGTGAAGGTACATTTACAGAACTTCAAAGCAAacgtatagattttttaagaatGCTTTCaacagaagaaaataaagaaaattcagaAAGTAtggaaattgatgaaaatactACATTTGATacatctattaattataataatagtaaagatGATGAAGAAACGGAACCTAAAGAAACTGAAGAATTAATGGCTAAAGGAAATGTTTCTAAATCtctttattggaaatattttcgtgCTGGGGGTTCTGTTCTCatgattctaatttttatatggtcCCTAGTCTTGGGACAAATAGGAAGTAGTGGTTGTGATTATTGGGTTGCTTAttg gacaaaaaaagaagaaatgcacattaaacataatattaataataattatacactacaaatattgaaacaaaatctTACAACTTCATTGTCTTTTGATGgagatatagataaattaatgaacaaaacattttcatttgaaatagataattttaatgatacaatttcaaacttttcaacattagaaaataatagttttgatAATTCt atatggaATATTAACGCAACTTCTAAAGATTTAAGCTATCTCGATCGTGATACTGCTTTGTGGATTTATGGAAGTTTCATCATTACAAGTATAGTGTTAACATCCATAAgaaatatcgtattttataaaatatgtatgaatGCTAGTAAAAATCTTCATAATCTCATGTTTTCATGTTTATTAAAAGCGCCAATGCTATTTTTTGACACACATCCTTCTG gTCGCATTCTAAATCGTTTTTCGAAAGATGTTGGATCGGTAGATGAAATTTTACCGAGAACAATGATAGaatctattcaaatatttgcagTAATGGTTGGAATTTTAGGACaagttcttattattaattggtgGACAATATTTCCTATGTTTATTATGGGTtttttatattggaaaatacgaaatatttatcttaatactGCACAAAATATGAAACGTTTTGAAGGAATTA caaaAAGTCCAGTTTTTTCCCATGTTAGTTCTTCATTATTAGGATTAACAACAATTCGTTCTGCTTGCGCACAAAATATGGTTTGTAAGGAATTTGATGTTCATCAAGATCTTCATACTAGTGCTTATTATTTGACAATAACAACAAGTACTGCTTTTGGATTTGCATTAGATATCGTCTCTATTTGTTTCATTgcttttattacatatagttTCATTGTACTCGATGacg gaaaTACATTTGCGGGAAATGTAGGATTAGCCATATCTCAAGTATTAATCTTGTGTGGAATGCTTCAGCATGGAATGCGTCAAACTGCAGAAACGATAGCACAAATGACAAGTGTAGAACGAATTCTACAATTTACACAACTCGACAAAGAAGGACCATTTGAAAGTGAACCTAATAAGAAACCACCTGCACAATGGCCTTTTAaaggagaaattaattttgatcatttgTACTTACGTTATGAAGATTCAGCACCACCAGTTCTTAaagatttatgttttattattaaacctggtgaaaaa atAGGAATAGTTGGTCGTACTGGTGCTGGTAAAACATCACTAATATCAGCTTTGTTTCGCTTAGCTAAACTTGAAGgttctatttatatagataagtTGGATACAAAGCAAATAGGTCTTCATGaattacgaaagaaaatttcaattattccacAAGAGCCTGTATTATTCTCAGCAACGCTTCGCGATAATCTTGAtccttttcataattttgatgatGCTACTCTTTGGTCTGCTCTCGAGGATGTAGAACTAAAAATGAGTATTTCTTCTCTAGATTATAATGTTGAACAAGGAGGAGTTAATTTTAGTGTTGGACAAAGACAATTACTTTGTCTAGCACGtgcaattttaagaaataataagattctACTTCTTGATGAAGCTACAGCTAATGTTGATCCAACGACAGATGCTTTAATACAAAGAACTATTcgacaaaaatttaaagattgtaCAGTATTAACCATAGCACATAGATTAAATACTAtaatggataataataaagtattagtTATGGATCATGGAATGGCAATTGAGTTTGATCATCCATACATTCTActtaaaaatgatgaaaaccATTTTACTAAAATGGTCAAAGAAACTGGAAAAGTAATGTTTGaacaacttaaaaaaattgcaaaagag gcTTATGATGATGTAATTACTGATACAACATTACAATCATCATCACAAGTTAtagataatgatgataattag
- the LOC100577899 gene encoding DNA replication complex GINS protein SLD5 produces MEDSEAQLTIENSDQEEEEEELTAQSVLLAIEEAWLNEKFAPEILPHRSDLVDCMLQQITHMEENMKRLDKGDLRLMIHRMELDRIRFLISSYLRARLEKIEKYTIHILSEEANRSSEECYLTVAELQFAKEFLANMETLFKTIALQHMPGNFQTFEVNKLTVKPNMKAYVFLRANNRINGIILPGSMDEEIDFESGSQHIIQYNAISDLVKNGSVQLI; encoded by the coding sequence atggaaGATTCAGAAGCACAATTGACAATAGAGAATAGTgatcaagaagaagaagaagaagaattaacaGCTCAGAGTGTTTTATTAGCTATAGAAGAAGCCtggttaaatgaaaaatttgctcCTGAAATTTTACCACATCGGTCTGATTTAGTTGATTGTATGCTACAACAAATTACACATATGGAAGAAAACATGAAGAGGTTAGATAAAGGAGATTTAAGATTAATGATTCATAGAATGGAATTAGATAGGATTAGATTTTTGATATCTAGTTATCTTAGAGCTCGattagagaaaattgaaaaatataccaTTCATATACTTTCTGAAGAAGCAAATAGATCTTCTGAAGAATGCTATTTAACGGTTGCAGAACTTCAATTTGCAAAAGAATTTCTTGCAAATATGGAAacactttttaaaacaattgctCTGCAACATATGCCTGGAAATTTTCAGACATttgaagttaataaattaactgTAAAACCTAACATGAAAGCGTATGTATTTTTAAGGGCTAATAATAGGATTAATGGAATTATACTTCCTGGTTCAATGGATGAAGAGATAGATTTTGAATCAGGTTCTCaacatattatacaatataatgctATATCAGATTTAGTTAAAAATGGTTctgttcaattaatttaa
- the Lop1 gene encoding rhodopsin, long-wavelength: protein MIAVSGPSYEAFSYGGQARFNNQTVVDKVPPDMLHLIDANWYQYPPLNPMWHGILGFVIGMLGFVSVMGNGMVVYIFLSTKSLRTPSNLFVINLAISDFLMMFCMSPPMVINCYYETWVLGPLFCQIYAMLGSLFGCGSIWTMTMIAFDRYNVIVKGLSGKPLSINGALIRIIAIWLFSLGWTIAPMFGWNRYVPEGNMTACGTDYFNRGLLSASYLVCYGIWVYFVPLFLIIYSYWFIIQAVAAHEKNMREQAKKMNVASLRSSENQNTSAECKLAKVALMTISLWFMAWTPYLVINFSGIFNLVKISPLFTIWGSLFAKANAVYNPIVYGISHPKYRAALFAKFPSLACAAEPSSDAVSTTSGTTTVTDNEKSNA, encoded by the exons ATGATTGCTGTTTCGGGACCAAGTTATGAAGCTTTCTCTTACGGTGGCCAAGCCAGATTCAATAATCAAACAGTGGTTGACAAAGTTCCACCTGATATGCTTCATCTGATTGACGCTAATTGGTATCAATACCCGCCATTAAATCCTATGTGGCATGGAATCCTTGGATTCGTAATAGGCATGCTTGGCTTTGTCTCGGTTATGGGAAATGGAATggtcgtatatatatttctttcaacaaAAAGTCTTCGCACGCCAAGCAATTTGTTCGTAATCAACCTTGCCATCAGTGATTTCCTCATGATGTTTTGCATGTCTCCACCTATG GTAATCAATTGTTATTACGAGACATGGGTACTAGGACCTCTTTTCTGTCAAATCTACGCGATGTTGGGCTCCTTGTTCGGATGTGGCTCCATTTGGACAATGACGATGATCGCATTCGACAGATACAACGTAATCGTGAAAGGTTTATCCGGTAAACCGCTGTCCATTAATGGGGCTCTCATTCGTATAATAGCTATATGGTTGTTCTCTCTCGGATGGACTATTGCACCTATGTTTGGCTGGAATCG aTATGTACCTGAAGGTAATATGACCGCTTGCGGCACCGATTACTTCAACAGAGGATTATTATCTGCTTCTTACCTTGTCTGCTACGGCATTTGGGTTTACTTCGTCCCTCTGTTCCTCATCATTTATAGCTATTGGTTTATCATTCAAGCGGTAGCTGCCCATGAGAAGAATATGCGCGAGCAAGCAAAAAAGATGAATGTTGCTTCTCTCCGATCGTCTGAGAATCAAAACACTAGTGCCGAATGTAAATTGGCCAAA GTTGCTCTTATGACAATCTCTTTATGGTTTATGGCTTGGACTCCGTATCTCGTCATTAATTTCTCGGGTATATTCAATCTCGTTAAAATCAGCCCACTTTTTACCATCTGGGGTTCTCTCTTTGCCAAAGCCAACGCAGTTTACAATCCGATCGTTTATGGAATtag tcATCCGAAATATCGAGCTGCGCTGTTTGCGAAATTCCCATCATTGGCGTGCGCTGCTGAACCATCCTCAGACGCTGTATCCACAACTTCCGGTACAACTACTGTTACGGATAACGAAAAATCTAAtgcgtaa